In Salinisphaera sp. LB1, one genomic interval encodes:
- a CDS encoding DEAD/DEAH box helicase, translating into MSSPSTPENDRIPFSAMGLSDAVMKALADVGYETPSPIQAATIGPLLAGRDVLGQAQTGTGKTAAFALPILSKLPFGKEAGKQPRALVLAPTRELAIQVAEAFQRYASFMPGFHVLPIYGGQGYGPQLAALKRGVDVVVGTPGRVIDHLKRGTLRLDSLEWLVLDEADEMLRMGFIDDVEWVFENTPPERQVALFSATMPSAIRRIAKTHLRDPQEVTIKTRTTTADNIRQRYWIVGGGISKLEALTRLLEAEPFDAMLVFARTKKATDELAEKISARGYACAALNGDIVQAQRERTITQLKNKQLDIIVATDVAARGLDVDRISHVINFDIPHDTESYVHRIGRTGRAGRQGDAILFVTMREKRLFKNIERATRQAIEPMDVPTMADVNAQRVERFKQSITDTLEAGGLEPFVELVETYRQEHNVDPTRLAAALARLAQGGEPLSLEAAPVAKSAGQAFHDSDDGGDRPARRKQPATGALSMETFRIEVGREHGVEPRNIVGAIANEAGVDSKDIGRIAIRDDFSLVDLPGGMPEEVFAHLKTVWVANRQLAISRVKNSFGSAAPGPRAKPAGAKDKPRHKKSAKKKAATKNKGKPKPKPKTP; encoded by the coding sequence ATGTCCTCCCCCAGTACACCCGAAAACGATCGCATACCATTCTCGGCCATGGGCCTTTCCGATGCGGTCATGAAGGCGTTGGCCGACGTCGGTTACGAAACCCCTTCGCCCATTCAGGCCGCCACGATCGGCCCCCTGCTGGCCGGGCGTGATGTGCTGGGCCAGGCGCAGACCGGCACCGGCAAGACAGCGGCGTTCGCCCTGCCGATCCTGTCGAAGCTGCCCTTTGGCAAAGAGGCGGGCAAGCAGCCGCGCGCTCTGGTGCTGGCACCGACGCGCGAGCTGGCGATTCAAGTCGCCGAAGCATTCCAGCGCTATGCCTCGTTCATGCCGGGCTTCCATGTGCTGCCGATCTATGGCGGCCAGGGCTACGGGCCGCAGCTGGCCGCCCTCAAGCGCGGCGTGGACGTGGTGGTGGGCACGCCGGGGCGCGTGATCGATCATCTCAAGCGCGGCACACTGCGGCTGGACAGCCTGGAATGGCTGGTGCTGGATGAAGCCGACGAAATGCTGCGCATGGGCTTCATCGACGATGTCGAATGGGTGTTTGAAAACACGCCGCCCGAACGGCAGGTGGCGCTGTTCTCGGCCACCATGCCGAGCGCCATCCGCCGGATCGCCAAGACACACTTGCGCGATCCGCAGGAAGTCACGATCAAGACCCGCACCACCACCGCCGACAATATCCGGCAGCGCTACTGGATCGTGGGCGGCGGCATCAGCAAGCTTGAGGCGCTGACCCGGCTGCTGGAGGCCGAACCGTTCGACGCCATGCTGGTGTTCGCGCGGACCAAGAAGGCCACCGACGAGCTGGCCGAGAAGATCTCGGCACGTGGCTACGCCTGTGCCGCGCTCAATGGCGATATCGTCCAGGCGCAGCGTGAGCGCACGATCACCCAGCTCAAGAACAAGCAGCTCGATATCATCGTCGCCACCGATGTCGCGGCGCGCGGACTGGATGTGGATCGCATCAGCCACGTCATCAATTTCGATATCCCGCACGACACCGAGTCCTACGTGCATCGCATCGGCCGCACCGGGCGCGCGGGCCGCCAGGGCGATGCGATCCTGTTCGTGACCATGCGCGAGAAACGCCTGTTCAAGAACATTGAACGGGCCACGCGCCAGGCCATCGAGCCGATGGACGTGCCGACCATGGCCGACGTCAACGCACAGCGCGTCGAACGCTTCAAGCAGAGCATCACCGATACCCTCGAAGCGGGTGGCCTGGAGCCGTTCGTGGAACTGGTCGAAACCTACCGCCAGGAACACAACGTCGACCCGACCCGGCTGGCAGCCGCCCTGGCCCGGCTGGCCCAGGGCGGGGAACCGCTGTCACTGGAGGCCGCGCCCGTCGCCAAATCGGCCGGACAGGCCTTTCACGACAGCGACGACGGCGGCGACAGGCCGGCGCGCCGGAAACAACCCGCGACTGGCGCCCTGAGCATGGAAACCTTCCGCATCGAGGTCGGTCGCGAACACGGGGTCGAACCCCGCAACATCGTGGGCGCGATCGCCAACGAAGCCGGCGTGGACAGCAAGGACATCGGCCGAATCGCAATCCGGGACGACTTCAGCCTCGTCGACCTGCCCGGGGGTATGCCGGAAGAAGTCTTCGCGCATCTGAAAACCGTCTGGGTCGCCAATCGCCAGCTCGCGATCAGCCGGGTGAAGAACAGCTTTGGCAGCGCCGCCCCGGGCCCTCGGGCGAAACCGGCCGGCGCCAAGGACAAGCCGCGCCACAAGAAGTCGGCCAAGAAGAAGGCGGCGACCAAAAACAAGGGCAAACCCAAGCCGAAACCCAAAACACCGTAA